A DNA window from Fragaria vesca subsp. vesca linkage group LG3, FraVesHawaii_1.0, whole genome shotgun sequence contains the following coding sequences:
- the LOC101302732 gene encoding tetraspanin-3-like, producing MRSSNHLIGLLNFTTFLLSIPILGGGIWLSSRANNTDCLKFLQWPLIVIGVSIMVVSLAGIAGACYRNTLLMWVYLFVMFFIIAALIGFIIFAYAVTDKGSGRSLVNRAYKDYYLEDYSGWLEERVARNSYWRKIASCVRDSKVCKKMDTSVNGVPETADMFYNRKLSSVQSGCCKPPTECGYTYVNETVWTTGGGLVGTNPDCSMWNNDQQELCYSCNSCKAGVLASIRKSWRKVSVINIVILIVLVIFYVIGCAAFRNNRRIDNDEPYGEARMTKAQPSHFHL from the exons ATGAGGTCCAGCAACCACTTGATAGGTCTGCTCAACTTCACCACCTTCCTCCTCTCAATCCCTATCCTCGGCGGTGGAATCTGGCTGAGCAGCCGAGCCAACAACACTGACTGCCTCAAGTTCCTCCAATGGCCTCTCATAGTCATCGGAGTCTCCATCATGGTGGTGTCTCTCGCCGGCATCGCCGGAGCTTGTTACCGCAACACTCTCCTCATGTGGGTCTACCTCTTCGTCATGTTCTTCATCATAGCTGCTCTGATCGGCTTCATCATCTTTGCTTACGCCGTCACGGATAAAGGGTCCGGCAGGTCGTTGGTGAACCGGGCTTACAAGGACTACTATCTGGAGGACTACTCCGGCTGGCTGGAGGAGCGTGTAGCTCGTAATAGCTACTGGAGGAAGATTGCTTCCTGTGTGAGAGACTCCAAGGTTTGCAAGAAGATGGACACCAGTGTTAATGGTGTGCCGGAGACTGCTGACATGTTTTACAACAGAAAGCTCAGTTCTGTTCAG TCTGGCTGCTGCAAGCCCCCTACTGAGTGTGGCTATACCTATGTGAACGAGACGGTTTGGACAACTGGAGGAGGCTTGGTGGGAACAAATCCCGACTGTTCTATGTGGAACAATGATCAGCAGGAACTCTGCTATTCCTGTAACTCTTGCAAGGCTGGTGTGCTGGCCAGCATTAGGAAGAGTTGGAGGAAGGTCTCTGTGATTAACATTGTTATATTGATCGTCTTAGTCATCTTCTATGTGATTGGCTGTGCAGCTTTCAGAAACAATCGTCGGATTGACAATGATGAACCATATGGTGAGGCTCGGATGACAAAGGCGCAGCCTAGCCATTTCCACCTTTAG